A stretch of Janibacter endophyticus DNA encodes these proteins:
- a CDS encoding superinfection immunity protein, with amino-acid sequence MDIVTDKKTRVVSAPVAIIVAILSAGYMLPWAIAAVRGNANAWAVFWVNLLLGWTVVGWIVALVMSIKEHRVISVR; translated from the coding sequence ATGGACATCGTCACCGACAAGAAGACCCGGGTCGTCAGCGCGCCGGTGGCCATCATCGTCGCCATCCTCAGTGCTGGCTACATGCTGCCGTGGGCTATCGCGGCCGTGCGAGGCAACGCCAACGCATGGGCTGTCTTCTGGGTCAACCTGCTCCTCGGCTGGACCGTCGTCGGCTGGATCGTCGCCCTAGTCATGTCGATCAAGGAGCACCGCGTCATCAGCGTCCGCTGA
- a CDS encoding four-helix bundle copper-binding protein, which translates to MTHITSMLDTYPGDIGGVDQQALAECIAACFECAQTCTACADACLAEEMVAELRRCITTNLDCADVCAATGRVLTRRAETDPAFVRSLVEACRAACAACADECEKHAGMHEHCRVCAEACRRCEAACAALLTDLA; encoded by the coding sequence ATGACGCACATCACCTCGATGCTTGACACCTACCCCGGCGACATCGGAGGTGTGGACCAGCAGGCCCTGGCCGAGTGCATCGCCGCCTGCTTCGAGTGCGCCCAGACCTGCACCGCCTGCGCGGACGCGTGCCTGGCCGAGGAGATGGTCGCCGAGCTGCGCCGGTGCATCACGACCAACCTGGACTGCGCCGACGTCTGCGCCGCCACCGGACGGGTCCTCACCCGCCGCGCCGAGACCGACCCGGCCTTCGTGCGCAGCCTCGTCGAGGCCTGCCGCGCCGCCTGCGCCGCCTGCGCGGACGAGTGCGAGAAGCATGCCGGGATGCACGAGCACTGCCGGGTCTGCGCCGAGGCCTGCCGCCGCTGCGAGGCGGCCTGCGCCGCGCTGCTCACCGACCTGGCGTGA
- a CDS encoding MarP family serine protease, with protein MDAAPIVDVVVVLSLVVAVLAGWMQGLGRTVGGLAGAVLGTGIALVLVVPWVVDRFDEQQARLLAVVAVVMALVATGTALGSAVGGVVGKALDRARLGLADAAGGAVAGGVMTALAWVLAAALVPATGSAPLTDSMTSARTIQELTRFAPASVHDGSIATGLLDRNQPWLAEVAGSPSVSPEIPDVDVDTAAVRSASRSVVRVSGEVAGCPGVMTGSGFVVASNRVMTNAHVVAGADSPVIRAPGELPRRGRIVHLDIKNDLAIVATDGLATPALRFADATKPGSEGVVVGYPGGGPLRLDPARLLAERPTVVTKDGRSTHRSVVTLAASIASGNSGGPVVSGHGEVIGVIFARATSVEDVAYAVPASVARSLAERSPRLTEAVSTSGFRPHCA; from the coding sequence TTGGACGCCGCACCGATCGTCGACGTCGTCGTCGTGCTCTCGCTCGTGGTCGCGGTGCTGGCCGGATGGATGCAGGGTCTCGGCCGCACCGTCGGAGGCCTCGCGGGAGCCGTCCTCGGCACGGGCATCGCGCTGGTGCTTGTCGTGCCCTGGGTCGTCGACCGCTTCGACGAGCAGCAAGCCCGGTTGCTCGCTGTCGTGGCAGTCGTCATGGCGCTGGTAGCGACCGGTACCGCCCTCGGCTCGGCCGTCGGCGGGGTCGTGGGCAAGGCTCTCGACCGTGCCCGGCTCGGTCTGGCCGACGCTGCAGGTGGGGCGGTCGCTGGTGGCGTCATGACCGCCCTCGCCTGGGTCCTCGCCGCAGCGCTCGTCCCGGCAACGGGCTCGGCGCCGCTCACGGACAGCATGACGAGCGCCCGCACCATCCAGGAGCTGACGAGGTTCGCTCCCGCGTCGGTGCACGACGGCAGCATCGCCACCGGCCTGCTCGACCGGAACCAGCCATGGCTGGCCGAGGTCGCGGGCAGTCCGTCGGTGTCGCCAGAGATCCCTGACGTCGACGTCGACACGGCAGCCGTGCGCTCAGCGAGCCGTTCGGTCGTCCGTGTCAGCGGAGAGGTAGCCGGCTGCCCGGGTGTGATGACAGGGAGCGGCTTCGTCGTGGCCTCGAATCGTGTCATGACGAACGCGCACGTCGTCGCCGGTGCGGACTCGCCCGTCATCCGCGCTCCTGGTGAGCTGCCGAGGCGCGGTCGCATCGTCCACCTCGACATCAAGAACGACCTGGCGATCGTGGCCACCGACGGCCTGGCCACTCCTGCGCTGCGCTTCGCGGACGCGACGAAGCCTGGGAGCGAAGGGGTCGTCGTCGGATACCCCGGTGGCGGCCCCCTTCGTCTCGACCCCGCCCGTCTGCTGGCGGAGCGACCGACAGTCGTGACGAAGGACGGACGCAGCACGCATCGCTCGGTCGTCACCCTCGCAGCGTCGATCGCGAGCGGGAACTCCGGCGGGCCTGTGGTCTCGGGTCACGGCGAGGTGATCGGCGTGATCTTCGCCCGGGCCACGTCGGTGGAGGACGTCGCCTACGCAGTCCCGGCGTCCGTCGCACGCTCCCTGGCCGAGCGTTCGCCCCGCCTCACCGAGGCCGTCAGCACGTCAGGCTTCCGTCCCCACTGCGCCTAG
- a CDS encoding acyl-CoA dehydrogenase family protein: MGTAEEIRTVLDGRWEEVRQEVRSRLDPETFAPPLSTLPLDEHRQRTLQAVLELTQTDFARNGLTEEQGGTNEHGASVTAFEMLGHADLSVFVKAGVQFGLFGGAIANLGTKRHWDAYLPGMLDGSLLGSFAMTELGHGSDVQSLLTTATYVPETDEIEIHSPGIAARKDYIGNAARDARMAAVFAQLVVDGENHGVHCVLVPIRDEHGNPLDGVTIGDCGAKMGLRGVDNGELTFDHVRVPRLNLLNRYGTIDDDGRYHSPIENPSRRFFTMLGTLVRGRISVAGGAGAATRTALTLAVIYGLHRTQFHTPDGESEVRILDYRGHQRKLLPRLARSFALMLAQNALVEQMHRIAAGEESSEDAQRELEARAAGIKALTTEHATDTIQVCREACGGAGYMSVNRFADLKADTDVFSTFEGDNTVLLQLVAKGMLTEYKDAFHELDTRGAFFFGARQVTEAVIERTIGGSLIQRLVSGSPGRDGDDALTDRGGQLDLFEDREKHLLETLAMRLRRAGEEGADGFAIFNDAQPHLLLTARAHIERVVLEAFVAAIDGMPDGESREIMERVCDLYVMSTIEAERAWFVEHGRLSAQQSKSVIVAVDTLCAGLRPHAQTLVDAFAIPLAWRETNLMEFLGEAGPDA, from the coding sequence ATGGGTACCGCCGAAGAGATCCGGACCGTGCTCGACGGGCGCTGGGAGGAGGTGCGCCAGGAGGTGCGCTCCCGGCTCGACCCCGAGACCTTCGCACCACCGCTCTCGACGCTCCCCCTCGACGAGCACCGGCAGCGGACCCTCCAGGCCGTCCTCGAGCTGACCCAGACCGACTTCGCGCGCAACGGCCTGACCGAGGAGCAGGGCGGGACGAACGAGCACGGGGCGTCCGTCACCGCCTTCGAGATGCTCGGGCACGCCGACCTCTCCGTCTTCGTCAAGGCCGGTGTGCAGTTCGGGCTCTTCGGCGGGGCGATCGCCAACCTCGGGACCAAGCGGCACTGGGATGCCTACCTGCCCGGCATGCTCGACGGCTCGCTGCTCGGGTCCTTCGCCATGACCGAGCTCGGCCACGGCTCCGACGTGCAGTCGCTCCTCACGACCGCGACGTACGTGCCCGAGACCGACGAGATCGAGATCCACTCCCCCGGCATCGCGGCGCGCAAGGACTACATCGGCAACGCTGCCCGCGACGCCCGTATGGCCGCGGTCTTCGCCCAGCTCGTCGTCGACGGCGAGAACCACGGCGTCCACTGCGTCCTCGTCCCGATCCGCGACGAGCACGGCAACCCGCTCGACGGCGTGACCATCGGTGACTGCGGCGCGAAGATGGGCCTGCGCGGCGTCGACAACGGCGAGCTGACCTTCGACCACGTCCGCGTGCCGCGGCTCAACCTGCTCAACCGCTACGGCACGATCGACGACGACGGTCGCTACCACTCGCCGATCGAGAACCCGAGCCGCCGCTTCTTCACGATGCTCGGCACCCTCGTCCGTGGCCGCATCTCCGTCGCGGGCGGCGCCGGCGCCGCGACCCGGACCGCGCTCACCCTGGCCGTGATCTACGGCCTGCACCGGACGCAGTTCCACACCCCCGACGGCGAGAGCGAGGTGCGGATCCTCGACTACCGCGGCCACCAGCGCAAGCTCCTGCCCCGGCTCGCCCGGTCGTTCGCGCTCATGCTGGCCCAGAACGCCCTCGTCGAGCAGATGCACCGCATCGCCGCCGGAGAGGAGAGCAGCGAGGACGCGCAGCGCGAGCTCGAGGCGCGTGCTGCCGGCATCAAGGCGCTGACGACCGAGCACGCGACCGACACCATCCAGGTCTGCCGCGAGGCGTGCGGCGGGGCCGGGTACATGTCGGTCAACCGCTTCGCCGACCTCAAGGCGGACACCGACGTCTTCTCGACCTTCGAGGGTGACAACACCGTCCTGCTCCAGCTCGTCGCCAAGGGCATGCTCACCGAGTACAAGGACGCCTTCCACGAGCTCGACACCCGTGGGGCGTTCTTCTTCGGGGCGCGCCAGGTCACCGAGGCGGTCATCGAGCGCACGATCGGCGGCTCGCTCATCCAGCGCCTCGTCTCCGGATCGCCCGGTCGTGACGGCGACGACGCGCTCACCGATCGGGGCGGTCAGCTCGACCTCTTCGAGGACCGCGAGAAGCACCTGCTCGAGACGCTCGCGATGCGGCTGCGCCGGGCAGGTGAGGAGGGCGCCGACGGGTTCGCGATCTTCAACGATGCGCAGCCCCACCTGCTGCTCACGGCCCGGGCGCACATCGAGCGGGTCGTCCTCGAGGCCTTCGTCGCCGCGATCGACGGGATGCCCGACGGCGAGTCCCGCGAGATCATGGAGCGGGTCTGCGACCTCTACGTCATGAGCACGATCGAGGCCGAGCGGGCCTGGTTCGTCGAGCACGGGCGGCTCAGCGCCCAGCAGTCGAAGTCGGTCATCGTCGCGGTCGACACGCTGTGCGCCGGGCTGCGGCCGCACGCCCAGACCCTCGTCGACGCCTTCGCGATCCCGCTGGCCTGGCGGGAGACGAACCTCATGGAGTTCCTCGGCGAGGCCGGCCCCGACGCATGA